A region of Lycium barbarum isolate Lr01 chromosome 3, ASM1917538v2, whole genome shotgun sequence DNA encodes the following proteins:
- the LOC132633831 gene encoding uncharacterized protein LOC132633831, producing MEDGISDIADFGFSNSRDQEVEEKNQENVGEISEESKGDKGKEEGGGIVNHIISNLMSPRAGEDRNKERNDVFDVNKDEDKKEDIVSKAGEKSGNESGGGGIINNLISNIFHPTESSVENQENNRTVEGQKDETKKTEEESGSVLDNIVSHLPTPLPDDAVPATDEASILIHSIVHD from the exons ATGGAAGATGGTATTAGTGATATTGCAGACTTTGGCTTCTCCAACTCTAGAGATCAAGAAGTGGAAGAAAAAAACCAAGAAAATGTTGGAGAAATCAGTGAAGAGAGTAAAGGTgacaaaggaaaagaagaaggtGGTGGGATTGTTAACCATATAATTTCCAACTTAATGAGTCCTAGAGCAGGTGAAGATAGAAACAAAGAAAGGAATGATGTTTTTGATGTTAATAAAGATGAGGATAAGAAGGAAGATATAGTTTCTAAAGCAGGGGAGAAAAGTGGTAATGAAAGTGGAGGTGGAGGGATAATCAACAATTTGATCTCAAATATTTTTCATCCAACTGAAAGTTCTGTGGAGAACCAAGAAAACAACAGGACTGTAGAAGGACAAAAAGACGAGACGAAGAAAACTGAAGAAGAAAGTGGAAGTGTTTTGGACAATATTGTTTCCCACTTGCCAACTCCTCTTCCAG ATGATGCAGTTCCAGCAACGGATGAGGCTTCaatactgattcattcaattgttCATGACTAG